A window from Saccharicrinis carchari encodes these proteins:
- a CDS encoding LytR/AlgR family response regulator transcription factor, whose amino-acid sequence MLYSFHLFFWGLSGDCPIFPWNIIYLKESKFRKKQQKIEPRKDSLKENPLTPTLDVKVEKTIHKVLLKDILFIENQRNNIRIKLAKTELIVRHNSSTMENLVPKDAFIRVHRSCIINHGTVSSFSPTKIEIDDVSILVGRKYKDVIKEVLEYN is encoded by the coding sequence TTGTTGTATTCGTTTCATTTGTTTTTTTGGGGATTGTCTGGGGATTGTCCGATATTCCCTTGGAACATCATATATTTAAAAGAGTCGAAGTTTCGAAAAAAACAACAAAAAATTGAACCAAGAAAAGATTCTTTAAAAGAAAATCCTTTAACTCCAACTCTTGACGTTAAGGTAGAAAAGACAATCCATAAAGTATTACTGAAAGACATTTTGTTTATTGAAAACCAAAGAAATAACATTAGAATAAAACTCGCAAAAACTGAATTAATTGTACGACACAATAGTTCAACCATGGAAAATCTCGTTCCTAAAGATGCGTTTATACGAGTACACCGTTCGTGTATTATTAACCACGGAACAGTTTCTTCTTTCTCTCCAACCAAAATCGAAATTGATGACGTTTCAATTCTGGTTGGAAGGAAGTATAAAGATGTGATTAAAGAAGTATTAGAATACAATTGA
- a CDS encoding SusE domain-containing protein produces MMYKSIIYGFSMLLALSSCEEVNMLQLGETVDLVLSSDVVGKSIVLSEDIAEEPFGAFTWTPADFGYPSASPEYILQMDFEGNDFKNAITLINTLDLRFENTNAMFNQKLITLGAVPGVASNLEFKLTGKLHEEVYAVGNVLTANITPYKIVPVFPKLYVTGDHNTWGFNDESAIFSVKDNAIYEGYIYLREDGLIKFSQQPNWDNPNAIIGDLDESGTSGVLQIGNWGGNNIVASQAAGVYKFMVNLNNQSYSQLLVNWAVTGDFNSWAMADMVYDITTGLWSLTVDMTAGGFKFIANQDWGKVYGDDEMDGVLDKGSDGNNIIIQEGGNYTITMDLSDALYTYSIVKNN; encoded by the coding sequence ATGATGTATAAATCAATTATATATGGGTTCTCGATGCTATTGGCATTGAGCTCCTGCGAGGAGGTTAATATGTTGCAATTGGGCGAGACGGTGGATCTCGTTTTGTCTTCGGATGTAGTCGGAAAAAGTATTGTACTGAGCGAGGATATCGCCGAAGAACCGTTTGGTGCATTTACCTGGACACCTGCCGATTTCGGCTACCCCTCGGCCAGTCCGGAATATATTCTGCAAATGGATTTTGAGGGCAACGATTTTAAAAATGCAATTACCCTTATCAATACCTTAGATCTTCGGTTTGAGAATACTAATGCTATGTTCAATCAAAAGCTCATTACTTTGGGCGCCGTTCCCGGGGTGGCTAGTAACCTAGAGTTTAAGCTTACAGGAAAGCTACACGAAGAAGTGTATGCGGTTGGCAACGTGCTCACAGCCAATATCACGCCTTACAAAATTGTACCTGTTTTTCCCAAGCTTTATGTAACAGGTGATCACAATACCTGGGGCTTCAACGATGAGTCGGCCATTTTCTCAGTTAAAGACAATGCAATTTACGAAGGTTACATATATCTTAGAGAGGACGGCCTTATCAAGTTTTCGCAGCAGCCAAACTGGGACAATCCTAATGCCATTATCGGTGATCTCGACGAAAGTGGTACTTCCGGCGTCCTCCAAATAGGAAATTGGGGCGGAAATAACATTGTAGCCTCCCAAGCTGCGGGCGTATATAAATTCATGGTCAACCTGAATAATCAATCCTACTCGCAACTTTTAGTTAATTGGGCCGTGACGGGTGATTTTAACAGTTGGGCCATGGCCGATATGGTATATGATATAACTACCGGATTATGGTCGCTTACCGTTGACATGACCGCGGGAGGCTTTAAGTTTATTGCCAACCAGGATTGGGGCAAGGTATATGGTGATGACGAAATGGACGGTGTTTTGGATAAAGGCAGCGACGGAAATAACATCATCATTCAAGAGGGTGGTAACTATACGATAACGATGGATTTGAGCGATGCCCTCTATACCTATTCTATCGTAAAAAATAATTAA
- a CDS encoding SusC/RagA family TonB-linked outer membrane protein, with translation MKRLSKIKMYITVQLMFLSVLAFCQDVNIEGTVLDVNKEPMPGVTVILKNTTTGTITRPDGTFSLAAKDGDVLVFSFIGFISQEKVVVYGKNIIVELESEVFGVDEVVVIGYGSLKKDDATGSVSSVSTKDFNKGAITSPQDLLVGKASGVQITTAGGEPGSAATIRIRGGSSLSASNDPLFIIDGVPIDNDGVSGMRNPLNTINPNDIESFSVLKDASATAIYGSRASNGVIIITTKKGAKGGLKFNYNANASVGFRTNEIETFSADDYRQLISARYGEGSNARALLGHADTDWQKEIFQTSFGHDHNFSMSGSKLNTLFRLSLGYSNQKGLLKTSGLDRYTANLSVSPSLFDNHLKMELNLKGMYIENRFTDNGAINTAMLFDPTQEVYDQTSDYGGYFTWMDGNKPGTLATSNPLALLQQRQDRSEVYRSIGNAKFDYSFHFLPELTVTLNMGYDYSMSDGTVFIPEEAAFAYRKASDGSDISGEDRSYGQDKKNELLDFYLKYEKQLPSINSKLNVMGGYSWQHFWRENEVKATSVNGAYLITPEQITPTENYLVSFFGRMNYTLKDRYLLTVTVRQDGTSRFSEDNCWGMFPSLALAWRLKEETFLKNIDAVSNLKLRLGYGITGQQYITSDNYPYLAKYNLSRGTARYLMGNEWVTMARPNGYDANLKWEETTTFNVGIDYGFLDERINGSIELYQRETKDLINKIPVAAGTNFTNVILTNVGTLQNKGIEFNLNVRPIVAQDLFWEIGFNLSRNVNEITKLTNVDNPDYNGVQTGGISTGIGGYAKINSVGKPANSFYMFQQVYNGEGMPIEGLYADRTGDGLVNEKDMYHYKSSTPDFILGFSSRAEYKNWDFSFAARASLGNYMYNDLQASSANYQYVYNSNYLQNVPRSVLNTNFKHQQAHSDYYVQEASFVKLDNVSAGYSFEKLFNDKMDLRLSLTSQNIFVITDYEGVDPEVFNGIDNAVYPRPRTFVLGANILF, from the coding sequence ATGAAGAGATTATCTAAAATTAAGATGTACATTACAGTACAATTAATGTTTTTGAGCGTTTTGGCCTTTTGTCAGGATGTCAACATTGAAGGAACTGTTTTAGACGTAAACAAGGAACCGATGCCCGGTGTAACGGTAATCCTGAAAAATACCACCACTGGTACTATCACAAGGCCCGATGGAACCTTTTCGTTAGCGGCCAAGGATGGCGATGTATTGGTATTTTCCTTTATAGGATTTATAAGCCAAGAAAAGGTGGTTGTATACGGAAAAAACATCATTGTAGAGCTTGAGTCCGAAGTGTTTGGTGTTGATGAAGTGGTGGTGATCGGTTACGGCTCGCTCAAAAAAGACGATGCCACGGGGTCCGTGAGCTCCGTGAGCACCAAAGATTTTAACAAAGGAGCTATTACCTCGCCTCAAGATCTTTTGGTGGGCAAAGCCTCGGGTGTACAGATAACTACTGCTGGCGGAGAGCCCGGCAGCGCGGCAACTATCCGTATCCGTGGAGGATCATCACTTTCAGCAAGTAACGACCCTTTATTTATTATCGATGGAGTACCCATCGACAACGATGGGGTATCGGGGATGCGAAACCCTTTAAATACCATCAATCCAAATGATATCGAATCATTTTCGGTATTGAAGGATGCCTCTGCAACCGCCATATATGGATCCAGGGCATCTAACGGCGTAATTATTATCACCACAAAAAAAGGCGCCAAAGGAGGTCTCAAATTCAATTACAACGCCAATGCTTCGGTAGGATTCCGTACCAACGAAATAGAAACTTTTTCGGCCGACGATTACCGTCAGCTTATTTCAGCCCGTTACGGTGAAGGCTCCAATGCACGAGCTTTGCTGGGGCACGCCGATACGGATTGGCAAAAGGAGATTTTCCAAACGTCGTTCGGGCATGATCATAATTTTAGTATGTCGGGGAGCAAGTTAAACACCCTTTTCCGTTTGTCTTTGGGTTATTCAAATCAAAAAGGACTGTTGAAGACATCAGGCTTGGATCGTTATACGGCCAATTTAAGTGTCAGTCCATCTTTGTTTGATAATCATCTTAAGATGGAATTGAACCTAAAAGGAATGTATATCGAAAACCGTTTTACGGACAATGGAGCTATTAACACTGCCATGCTATTTGATCCCACGCAAGAGGTTTATGACCAAACGAGTGACTACGGTGGCTATTTTACATGGATGGACGGCAATAAACCCGGTACTTTGGCCACCTCAAATCCATTGGCTCTTTTGCAGCAGAGGCAGGATCGTTCAGAGGTTTACCGTAGTATCGGCAATGCCAAGTTCGATTATAGCTTCCATTTTTTGCCCGAACTGACGGTTACATTAAACATGGGATACGATTACTCTATGAGTGACGGCACGGTGTTTATTCCCGAAGAGGCTGCCTTTGCCTATCGGAAGGCCAGCGACGGTTCCGATATTAGCGGCGAGGACAGGAGCTATGGGCAGGACAAAAAGAATGAGCTGTTGGATTTTTACCTGAAGTACGAAAAACAACTTCCTTCTATCAACAGTAAACTTAATGTAATGGGCGGCTATTCGTGGCAACATTTTTGGCGCGAGAATGAGGTGAAAGCCACTAGTGTAAACGGTGCTTACCTCATTACACCGGAGCAGATAACACCTACCGAAAATTATTTGGTATCTTTTTTCGGCAGGATGAACTATACTTTAAAAGACAGGTATCTGCTAACTGTGACAGTTCGCCAGGATGGTACTTCGCGTTTTTCGGAAGATAACTGTTGGGGCATGTTTCCCTCGTTGGCTCTAGCATGGCGCTTAAAGGAAGAGACATTTCTGAAAAATATAGATGCCGTATCTAACCTAAAACTAAGATTAGGCTACGGTATCACAGGACAACAATACATCACCTCCGATAATTATCCTTATCTAGCTAAGTATAATTTAAGTAGGGGAACCGCTCGCTATCTGATGGGCAACGAATGGGTGACCATGGCTCGCCCGAACGGTTACGATGCCAATTTAAAATGGGAAGAAACAACTACTTTTAACGTAGGTATTGATTATGGTTTCCTTGACGAGCGTATCAATGGCTCCATTGAATTATACCAGAGAGAAACAAAAGATTTGATTAACAAAATTCCTGTTGCTGCAGGTACCAATTTTACCAACGTAATTTTAACCAATGTCGGTACGCTCCAAAACAAAGGGATTGAATTTAATCTAAATGTACGCCCCATCGTTGCGCAGGATTTGTTCTGGGAAATCGGGTTTAACCTTTCGCGCAACGTGAATGAGATAACCAAACTGACCAATGTGGACAATCCGGATTATAACGGCGTGCAGACAGGTGGCATATCCACCGGTATTGGCGGTTATGCCAAGATAAATTCCGTGGGCAAGCCGGCCAACTCTTTTTATATGTTTCAACAGGTATATAACGGAGAGGGTATGCCCATTGAAGGCTTATATGCTGACAGAACCGGCGACGGTCTGGTAAACGAAAAGGACATGTATCATTACAAATCTTCGACACCTGATTTTATACTTGGATTTTCATCGCGTGCAGAATATAAAAATTGGGACTTTTCATTTGCGGCCAGAGCCAGCCTGGGAAATTACATGTATAACGATTTGCAGGCAAGTAGTGCCAATTATCAATATGTGTACAACTCCAATTACTTGCAAAACGTTCCCCGTTCTGTTTTAAACACCAACTTCAAACATCAGCAAGCCCACTCCGATTACTATGTACAGGAGGCGTCGTTTGTTAAGTTAGACAACGTATCGGCGGGCTATAGCTTTGAAAAGCTGTTCAATGACAAAATGGATCTGCGTTTGTCGCTCACCTCACAAAATATATTTGTGATTACTGACTACGAGGGTGTCGATCCGGAGGTTTTTAATGGTATCGACAATGCTGTTTATCCCCGTCCCAGAACCTTTGTGCTAGGCGCCAATATTTTGTTTTAA
- a CDS encoding RagB/SusD family nutrient uptake outer membrane protein, whose protein sequence is MKLNISKWILGMALVVAGLSSCVNDLDTIPLDKNTITSATFYDNPESYRQVLAKIYGGLSLTGQVGPDGDQDVLGIDEGASNYIRAYWYMQDMTTEMALWIWSDPGIPELQTNEWTSANEISLGMYYRIFYQIALANELIRESSEGKLNGRGVADVAKEDIFGYRAEARFLRALSYYHALDLYGSVPFVTENDNVGAFLPQQISKQDLFAYIETELKELETLLPAPGQNMAGRVDVAAAWMVLAKLYLNAEVYISTPKYTEVLTYSKKVIDSKYKLDANYQNLFLADNHTADGIILGVVNDGINALSWGGTTMIACSAWASDMDAFSYGINAWGGNRARKQLIDKFVDYTGATDKRAMFYATDRTATTDVITEFKNGYSVMKYKNITSDGSKGSNIGHMDIDFPLLRTADAYLMYAEAVLRGATGGTTSEALSYVNEVRQRAYGGADGNIQLSELTLDFILDERAREFYWEGYRRTDLVRFNKFTSGDYLWEWKGGVYEGKALPDHFNHFPIPASDINANPNLKQDGY, encoded by the coding sequence ATGAAACTAAATATAAGTAAATGGATATTGGGTATGGCTTTAGTAGTTGCTGGGCTAAGCTCATGTGTCAATGATTTGGACACAATTCCACTGGATAAAAATACCATTACATCAGCAACATTTTACGATAACCCCGAGTCCTATCGTCAGGTGCTGGCGAAAATTTATGGGGGATTATCGTTAACCGGACAAGTAGGCCCTGATGGAGATCAGGATGTGCTGGGTATAGACGAGGGAGCTTCTAATTATATCCGTGCCTATTGGTACATGCAGGATATGACCACTGAGATGGCACTATGGATATGGAGCGATCCCGGCATACCTGAGTTGCAGACCAATGAATGGACATCAGCCAACGAAATAAGTTTGGGTATGTATTACCGTATCTTTTATCAAATAGCCTTGGCCAATGAGCTTATCAGAGAGTCTTCGGAAGGTAAGTTAAACGGCAGGGGTGTGGCGGACGTCGCTAAAGAAGACATTTTTGGTTATCGGGCCGAGGCAAGGTTCCTGAGAGCTTTGAGTTATTATCATGCCTTGGATTTGTATGGAAGCGTTCCTTTTGTTACCGAAAATGACAACGTGGGCGCCTTTTTGCCCCAGCAGATATCGAAACAGGACTTGTTTGCCTACATCGAAACAGAATTAAAAGAGTTGGAGACTTTGCTCCCTGCTCCTGGGCAAAATATGGCAGGAAGAGTAGATGTTGCAGCGGCATGGATGGTGCTTGCAAAATTATATTTGAATGCCGAGGTCTATATCTCTACGCCAAAATATACCGAGGTGCTTACCTATTCAAAAAAGGTAATCGACTCAAAGTATAAGTTGGATGCGAATTACCAGAATCTGTTTTTGGCCGATAACCATACAGCCGATGGTATTATCTTAGGCGTGGTCAATGATGGCATCAACGCCCTGTCATGGGGTGGAACCACCATGATAGCATGTTCAGCATGGGCTTCGGATATGGATGCCTTCAGCTATGGTATCAACGCTTGGGGAGGTAATCGTGCCCGCAAGCAGTTGATTGATAAGTTTGTAGATTATACAGGAGCTACCGACAAACGGGCTATGTTTTATGCCACCGACCGTACGGCTACCACTGACGTGATCACAGAATTTAAAAATGGGTATTCGGTAATGAAATATAAAAACATCACTTCGGATGGATCCAAAGGTTCAAATATTGGACACATGGATATCGATTTCCCGCTACTCCGTACGGCAGACGCTTATCTGATGTACGCCGAAGCAGTATTGAGAGGTGCAACGGGTGGAACCACCAGCGAGGCTTTGAGTTACGTGAATGAGGTTCGCCAAAGAGCCTATGGCGGTGCAGACGGTAATATCCAATTGTCGGAACTTACCTTGGATTTTATTTTGGATGAACGTGCTCGTGAGTTCTATTGGGAAGGATACCGACGTACTGATCTGGTTCGTTTTAACAAATTCACTTCTGGCGATTATCTCTGGGAATGGAAAGGCGGCGTTTACGAAGGGAAAGCATTGCCGGATCATTTTAATCATTTTCCGATACCTGCTTCCGACATCAACGCAAATCCCAATTTAAAGCAAGACGGCTATTAA